One Triticum dicoccoides isolate Atlit2015 ecotype Zavitan chromosome 4B, WEW_v2.0, whole genome shotgun sequence genomic window carries:
- the LOC119291115 gene encoding branched-chain-amino-acid aminotransferase 3, chloroplastic-like isoform X2: MISRPASMRMTMRSIGTHSRRLLGVQDGGGGRSLLPSRWKSSQPQLDPVDRSDEEGGGDIDWDNLGFGLTPTDYMYVMRCSQEEGGFSRGELARYGNIELSPSSGVLNYGQGLFEGLKAYRRADGPGYMLFRPEENARRMQHGAGRMCMPSPSVEQFVHAVKQTVLANRRWVPPQGKGALYIRPLLIGSGAILGLAPAPEYTFMIYAAPVGTYFKEGMAAINLLVEEEIHRAMPGGTGGVKTISNYAPVLKAQMDARSKGFADVLYLDSVHKRYVEEASSCNLFVVKGGAIATPATEGTILPGVTRRSIIELARDSGYQVEERLVSIDDLISADEVFCTGTAVGITPVSTITYQGTRYEFRTGEDTLSKKLYTTLTSIQMGLAEDKKGWTVTVD; encoded by the exons ATGATCTCCCGTCCCGCctccatgaggatgacgatgagatCGATCGGAACTCACAGTAGGCGCCTTCTCGGTGTGCAGGACGGAGGCGGCGGCCGCTCTCTTCTCCCGTCCCGGTGGAAGTCGTCGCAGCCGCAGCTGGACCCCGTCGACAG GTCCGacgaggagggcggcggcgacaTCGACTGGGACAACCTCGGCTTCGGGCTCACCCCGACCGACTACATGTACGTCATGCGGTGCTCGCAGGAGGAGGGCGGCTTCTCCCGCGGCGAGCTCGCCCGCTACGGCAACATCGAGCTCAGCCCCTCCTCCGGCGTCCTCAACTACGGGCAGGGGCTGTTCGAGGGGCTCAAGGCGTACCGGAGGGCGGACGGGCCCGGGTACATGCTGTTCCGGCCGGAGGAGAACGCGCGGCGGATGCAGCACGGCGCCGGGCGCATGTGCATGCCGTCCCCGTCCGTGGAGCAGTTCGTGCACGCCGTCAAGCAGACCGTCCTCGCCAACAGGCGCTGG GTGCCGCCGCAGGGAAAGGGAGCATTGTACATCAGGCCGCTGCTCATCGGGAGCGGGGCGATCCTCGGGCTGGCGCCGGCGCCGGAGTACACCTTCATGATCTACGCCGCGCCTGTGGGGACATATTTCAAGGAAGGCATGGCGGCGATAAACCTGCTGGTCGAGGAGGAGATCCACCGCGCCATGCCGGGCGGCACCGGCGGGGTCAAGACCATCTCCAACTACGCGCCG GTGCTCAAGGCGCAGATGGACGCGAGGAGCAAGGGGTTCGCGGACGTGCTGTACCTGGACTCGGTGCACAAGAGGTACGTGGAGGAGGCCTCCTCCTGCAACCTCTTCGTCGTGAAGGGCGGCGCCATCGCGACGCCGGCGACGGAGGGGACCATCCTGCCGGGGGTCACGCGCAGGAGCATCATCGAGCTCGCCAGAGACAGCGGCTACCAG GTGGAAGAGCGCCTCGTCTCCATCGACGATCTGATCAGTGCAGACGAAGTGTTCTGCACGGGAACGGCCGTCGGCATCACCCCGGTGTCGACCATCACCTACCAAGGGACAAG GTACGAGTTCAGGACTGGGGAGGACACGCTGTCGAAGAAGCTGTACACGACTCTGACATCGATCCAGATGGGCCTGGCGGAGGACAAGAAAGGATGGACGGTTACGGTTGATTGA
- the LOC119291115 gene encoding branched-chain-amino-acid aminotransferase 2, chloroplastic-like isoform X1: MAVLSSAKRLLPWGRASAGGVSGGLRALLGTDGGGGRSLLPSRWKSSQPQLDPVDRSDEEGGGDIDWDNLGFGLTPTDYMYVMRCSQEEGGFSRGELARYGNIELSPSSGVLNYGQGLFEGLKAYRRADGPGYMLFRPEENARRMQHGAGRMCMPSPSVEQFVHAVKQTVLANRRWVPPQGKGALYIRPLLIGSGAILGLAPAPEYTFMIYAAPVGTYFKEGMAAINLLVEEEIHRAMPGGTGGVKTISNYAPVLKAQMDARSKGFADVLYLDSVHKRYVEEASSCNLFVVKGGAIATPATEGTILPGVTRRSIIELARDSGYQVEERLVSIDDLISADEVFCTGTAVGITPVSTITYQGTRYEFRTGEDTLSKKLYTTLTSIQMGLAEDKKGWTVTVD, encoded by the exons CGGCGGCCTCCGAGCTCTACTCGGGACG GACGGAGGCGGCGGCCGCTCTCTTCTCCCGTCCCGGTGGAAGTCGTCGCAGCCGCAGCTGGACCCCGTCGACAG GTCCGacgaggagggcggcggcgacaTCGACTGGGACAACCTCGGCTTCGGGCTCACCCCGACCGACTACATGTACGTCATGCGGTGCTCGCAGGAGGAGGGCGGCTTCTCCCGCGGCGAGCTCGCCCGCTACGGCAACATCGAGCTCAGCCCCTCCTCCGGCGTCCTCAACTACGGGCAGGGGCTGTTCGAGGGGCTCAAGGCGTACCGGAGGGCGGACGGGCCCGGGTACATGCTGTTCCGGCCGGAGGAGAACGCGCGGCGGATGCAGCACGGCGCCGGGCGCATGTGCATGCCGTCCCCGTCCGTGGAGCAGTTCGTGCACGCCGTCAAGCAGACCGTCCTCGCCAACAGGCGCTGG GTGCCGCCGCAGGGAAAGGGAGCATTGTACATCAGGCCGCTGCTCATCGGGAGCGGGGCGATCCTCGGGCTGGCGCCGGCGCCGGAGTACACCTTCATGATCTACGCCGCGCCTGTGGGGACATATTTCAAGGAAGGCATGGCGGCGATAAACCTGCTGGTCGAGGAGGAGATCCACCGCGCCATGCCGGGCGGCACCGGCGGGGTCAAGACCATCTCCAACTACGCGCCG GTGCTCAAGGCGCAGATGGACGCGAGGAGCAAGGGGTTCGCGGACGTGCTGTACCTGGACTCGGTGCACAAGAGGTACGTGGAGGAGGCCTCCTCCTGCAACCTCTTCGTCGTGAAGGGCGGCGCCATCGCGACGCCGGCGACGGAGGGGACCATCCTGCCGGGGGTCACGCGCAGGAGCATCATCGAGCTCGCCAGAGACAGCGGCTACCAG GTGGAAGAGCGCCTCGTCTCCATCGACGATCTGATCAGTGCAGACGAAGTGTTCTGCACGGGAACGGCCGTCGGCATCACCCCGGTGTCGACCATCACCTACCAAGGGACAAG GTACGAGTTCAGGACTGGGGAGGACACGCTGTCGAAGAAGCTGTACACGACTCTGACATCGATCCAGATGGGCCTGGCGGAGGACAAGAAAGGATGGACGGTTACGGTTGATTGA